The sequence CGGACAAATAAATTGAGGAGATAAAGAAAAGGCTGAATGAAGGAAAAGCTAAAGGGTTCCGTAAGGATGAATACGGAGCTATATGGTTCGAGGACCGTATTTATGTACCCAATGATCCCGAACTCAGGaagctaattcttcaggaggcccatgattcaccgtactcagTTCATCCAggtaacaccaagatgtatctggatttgaaggaagtttctggtggacaggtatgaagaaggatattgccgagtacgtagcagtatgcgatgtttgccagcgagtaaaggcggaacatcagaagccagcagggttacttcaaattttgccgattcccaagtggaaatgggagaaacttggaatggattttatcacggggttacccaggacccgttcaggttatggttacatctgggtagtggttgatcgcttgaccaaggtagctcatttcattcccgtgaagactacctatactagcgctaagttagccaagatatacatgaccaggatcgtatgtcttcaTGGAGTTCAaaggagtatcgtgtcagatagaggaacacaatttacctcaaagttttggaatcagttgcatgaaactttgggtacgaggttagagttcagtacaacttttcatccgcagacagatggacagaccgagagagtcaaccagattctggaggacatgttgagagcttgtgcgctagactacgggtctacctgggatgataatttgccatatgcagagttcttgTACAATaacagctatcagaccagtctgaagatggcccctttcgaagctctatacggaaggaggtgcagaacaccattgttgtgggatggtgttggagatcGAAAAGAATTCGGTCCCGATCTTCTTAGAGATTCtgaagagaaggtcaagttgattcaagatagactcaaggtagctcagtcgaggcagaagagttatgccgacagtaaacgcaaggaaGTAACATACGAAGcaggagaccgagcatatctccgtgtgtccccactttgttgtatcaagaggtttggtgttaaaggaaagttggcacccaggttcattggcccctacaaaatcctcgaaTGTCGTGGAGAAGTCGCTTACAAGatggaattgccggaaggattaTCCGGAGTTCACggtgtcttccatgtttctcagctaaaaaaatgccatgctgagatggccgatattccgttgagagacacagtgcccctagaggccatacagctcgacagtgatctgacttatgaggagaaacccgtcaggaTTCTTGAGACTGCGAACAGGGTCACCCGcggcaagatcatcaagttttgcaaggttctgtggagtcatcattccgaggaggaagccacctgggagcgagaagaagatctccgccgagaccacccgcacctatttgctagctaacccgaatctcgagggcgagattcatcttaaggtgggtaggtttgtaacatcccaaatttcccatttggaatattttacaattatagctaagcatctatgcatatcgtttgaaattgagtggcatttgaaatTCTTTCAGAGGCAGTTGTGTTTTTGAGTTTGAACTAATTGGCAATTGAGATTATTTCAAAATaatgcctgacaaatacttgagcaaaagtatgacatgagtaaacatgacactccaaaaatgtcagaagaaaaatattgccaaaaagtttgaattcaaatttgaatattaTTTGGGATTTTCAGAAACTGTttttttttagtttgagttttgcccgtgGAAAAATGTCCACTTTATAGGATAAATTCCCTTGAGAATTTTGNNNNNNNNNNNNNNNNNNNNNNNNNNNNNNNNNNNNNNNNNNNNNNNNNNNNNNNNNNNNNNNNNNNNNNNNNNNNNNNNNNNNNNNNNNNNNNNNNNNNNNNNNNNNNNNNNNNNNNNNNNNNNNNNNNNNNNNNNNNNNNNNNNNNNNNNNNNNNNNNNNNNNNNNNNNNNNNNNNNNNNNNNNNNNNNNNNNNNNNNNNNNNNNNNNNNNNNNNNNNNNNNNNNNNNNNNNNNNNNNNNNNNNNNNNNNNNNNNNNNNNNNNNNNNNNNNNNNNNNNNNNNNNNNNNNNNNNNNNNNNNNNNNNNNNNNNNNNNNNNNNNNNNNNNNNNNNNNNNNNNNNNNNNNNNNNNNNNNNNNNNNNNNNNNNNNNNNNNNNNNNNNNNNNNNNNNNNNNNNNNNNNNNNNNNNNNNNNNNNNNNNNNNNNNNAACCCCACGCACCCCTCTGACATCTTTTCTCCACCTAGGAACCACCAAAACCGCCGCCCCGATCATCACCTCACTTTGTCGGAGCCGTGGAGCACCCGAGCTTCATCGTCATCACCCCGGTCTCCTCCGACGTCCCCGAGCTCCACCGAGACCACCCCGACGACGCCCTTGAGCCGTCGCACCCGTCCAACGTCTCCGCCGCCGCCCAGGACCACCGGAGCCGCCGCACCGTCGTCTCCCGAGTCGCCATCGTCGTTGAGCTCACTGTAAGTCGCCGGAGCCACCCGGAGCCATCCGATCTCAATCCTACGACTTAGATTAGATCGTAGTGAAGCGGTAGGTTTCTTTTATTAGTTCGTTTTTTGTCAGGTTTTGTACGGTTTATTTCATTAGATCGGAACATTCTGTTTTTTCTGTTTAGCTGCGGGCACATCTTAGTTATATTATGCCTGAGCGTTAGATAGGCCCAGTAGCGCTagtttttctttttgctttattttcAGTTTTTGGTTTTATCAGATTAGTTCTGTTTTTGTTTTAGCTATATCTTTTAGCTTGTTTAttgtttttagttgattcttttttattagtttacaaatttcttgtagtttctgtagaaaatatgtttagccatgtttaaattaataaaaatagtTTTGTATTAATTTTAGTATGATTAatttttctgccataaattgagcTAGAATAATTttattttagtgattctttttgctactgcttagttttgaccatgcctatCAGAACTTTTTTGGGTATTTTTAGTTTTAATTAAAAATTAGTTTTAGTTGAAATTAAGTTTTTCTAGTTTATTTaactagctactgttttcctactgttctagttattAAATAATGTTATTTTTCCTATGTTATAATTTATGTTAGATTAGTTTCTGTAATTACAGaagatgaacttttatttacagtagaataaaAAGTTTTATATTATTTCTTTACTAgaattgttttaggcataataggagttctaaaATAGCTTTTAATGTGATTTTTTTGCACCtagtttgtatgttgttttcctTTCTGTTAGTTAGAAAAACCCATGTTTAGGTTATGTTAAGAAAAAAATTAGTAGTATAAAACTATTCCTTAATTGTTACTTGAAGTGttgaaaaccttgatttgcttttCTTCGAGTTtccttggttttggtttgagtgcttgggtgTTTTACTTTAACTTGCCGTTATGTTATATTGTattatacttatttgtgctattgtttgactcggtagaattcccggagtgtgaggcctgctattacgagtcactAGCTTTCAAAGACCGTcaaccaggcaagtcatttgatcatgttttacaatacctatgattttgttgcattagaattattcctccccaccatgcatgcagtaggagacttttaagttatgttcttgagtagtatcatgaggtaggatgaaccctttccccttgttaccaatgcccgggatcttgtagttgattgctatgctttcgtagacggggttggttgagtgattcataagggagatgtgagagtcaagatgatggcaaccacatgacttcaagctcaagatggattTCAAAATTCACTACttggtggaggacggttgacgggcaccctggagaaaccagtggatggccaggatgcatggagaagcgccatgacatcttgcggaaagcttcaaccagccacgaagagacggatggataccccattgaccggaagcttacctgtgcaaccgcaagccattatgggctctggcttggtcgaccctaggcgtgactctggccggacggtgctacgagatgtagaagaatggtaggattggatgggcaccggcagtggcccagaggaactcttctgaagaccctgtttcgttcgtcctgtcttcaaacaccaggcagtgtgaagacttaaaggagggaacgattcgtgcgggtaaagtgcacaaacctctatagagtgaagacctaatcgattagccgtgtccccggttacggacaatttgagcctctggaaacTTGGAGTATTTCAGATatctcaacaccgaacttaataaattaattgaggggttatttaataattgagAATGATACATTGGTTGGCGGacccatctcaataactaccaacattttgtagtaattgcaaacaagttctttattgtagggaaaaactggctttttcgcaaaacaatgaaacttagagccccacaaccAAATTGCATgtagtattagtaattttattgttgttctctcttcatgacttgtcGGCATATtcaaaaatgctgacctacacggctgcaacgtcttatgttgcagaggagttttccgaccaggagagaggctacgatccacgcttggcgattgccctatggattcggatggactcgctattcgtctactcTTCCGCAATTTTATTTAGTTtattctcatgagttggccttcggccgaatttattatcatgtaataaagactcgatatgagaatcgtgtaataaattcaggtgtgattgaattttgaatctttgcatcaatgtattgtgtgtgccagcatgaccttgggatggtacagctacacagagacttgacagATTCGGGTTGGGTCGCTACATCCTTAGGTCGGCCACTTGCGCCCGACCTTAGTCTCGGGGGCTATTGCACAgtatattttttttctaaatgtGGTGATTCACCAGCCTGCAGCCCAACATCTTTCCTACTGAATTGCACCCTGGTGAAGGACAGAGTATGAAAGATTGCTAAGCAAAGTTTTTTTAGATTCTAGGTGCATACAGGATTTTGAGTCGGTACATACCTTGAGCGCTACAGGCTATACTGTCATGCATAAAATAAATTGCACAATGAACACTCAGCTACATGTCGGTCGCGAAGACATCCATCATGCCCTTCACGACCTTGTTCATGGCGTCCGCCTGATCCCGCACAAGCTTCATGATGCCTCGCTACGCTGAGGTCAGTGCCCGGTTCGACCATGACTTCTTCTCCTCCGCCTTTGAAGTGCCAGCGCCAGCTCGAAAGGTGTCACTAACATCTGATCATATGTTTCCTGCGTCAGCGCCACTTCGTGCATGGGGGAAGGATCCAGGGTGGAGAAGGAACTACGACACTAAGGATCAGCGTCGTGGACAGCTCGGCCACACGCCCTCACCTCACGGTCCGACCATGGGCCATGTGGGGCCCATAGAGCCCCTTTGTTTGGCTTCTGGTTCACTGGATCGTTCCGGATGAGAAACTTGTAGAAATACTTATATATACTTTTTTTGTCATCAACACGCTATTTTTCTAGAAgttcaaaaacatgcaaaaaaacatcaataaacattggattaataggttagtccaacacGATTAATATAAAATTATGTCAAAAATATGCAATAATGATATACAATTAGTATAAACATAAGGAAAATATCAAAAATATGCAATTAATGATATAAAAGTAgcataaatgtaagaaaatgatatcccaaaatgtaagacgttttttgacactattaTAGTGTATAAAGAATTTTATATTTTAGGACGAAGGGAATAGATATGTATAAAACACCTATAAGGGCATGGCCAATTGTATGCTTCAAACATGCTACCACACTATCCAACTAGACTCAGATACCAAATGGAGCTCTAACAGTAGCCTCGCGCTGTGTCAGAGTAGCGTGCAGAGGAGGCCGCTGCTCCATGGAAGAAAGAAGGAAAGGAGAGGAGAAAGAGGGAAAGGGAGGCCAGAGATGACGCTGTGTGTTCAGGTGGGGAGGTAAAAATATGACACAGGTGAGGCCATTGTAATGATAGCCTCAATTTAGGGCATTGGgtgagagaaaaaaaatcaaaccaaTGCCTCGTTATTTTTCTACCAAACTGGGTTGGCTCTAAGATTGTGCCAAAAATATTTCCGTTCCCCATCCCACGGCGCACGCGTGCTCCCTCCTGATCTTCTTTAAGTTGAAAAGAGAAACACGCACCACCCCTGTCCTGCTAATCGTACGGCCCAGCGGCGCCATGTCGTCGTCGTTCAAGCCCAACCCCCTCTCGCTGAGCGTACCGGACCCCGCTCTCGACCGCTGGCTCCGGGACTCCGGCTACCTCGACCTCCTCGACTCCTCCACCCCCGCACCCGCCGCAGCCGCCCCCACACGCGCCAGCCCCGCATCCACCTCCTcggggcccggcgccgccgccgacgtcctcgccttcgcgcgcaccctagcCTCTCTCCTCGCGCTCAACCCCTTTGCGTGCCtcaccgccgccgacctcgccgcgcCCACCCCCTCCTGGTCCCTCGCCTTCATCGGCCCCGCCGGCACCGCCTCCTACTCCTGGCCCCCGACCCCCACCCAGGCCCGACTCCGCGTCCAGGAGAACGTCCGCCGCTACACCCGCAACTATGCCGCGCTATCCATCCTCGTCTTCGCCTGCTGCCTGTATGCCACTGCCATCTGCCCTCTTTCCTTCATCCCTGCCTTTGTTTCGTTATTaaagcagctgctgctgctgctgtctgtGGCGGCATGTGTGCAGGTACCGGATGCCTATGTCGCTGCTGGGGTTGCTGGCCAGCCTCGCCGTGTGGGAGGCTGTGCGGTACTGCCGGAACCGGTGGGAGCTCGCCACACGAGCGCCCGGAATTGGGCAGGCTCTTCTGCACTGTGCCCAGATTGGTGAGTGTTGGGTTTCAAATGCTGTTTCTGCGCAAACATTGCTAGTGCAATGATGAAACGACAGCTAGGTGGATTTCATTTGCAGCAGCATTACCGACAGTGTAGAGGCATGGGTCCTTTGTTTTCTAGTAGTAATAAATAAGATTGGTAGTGAATATATAGGGAATTCATTTCTTAATATTTTTGTGGGATAGAAAGGATATCTTGAACAGAGCAACGTACAGGTTGGAAGACTTATTTTTCTTTATGATGATTCTGACGTGTTTGCTTTGATAATTTTTCAGCAACTTCGTAAATGCTTCGAGCAAGAAAAATGCCACAAAGTTCTATTTTCTTCAAGAAATTATTGATATGCTTGAATATGACAAAACACATAAGTTGTTCAACTTTGACATAATGTATATTTATTATGTAATTTACTGATTATTCCATGCAGCATGTTTCTTATTCGCTATATATATCATGAGGAACTGTCACACAGTACACATTAAGAATAATTCCTCATTTATTTATTTCAATTATTCATTTCTTGATCAATTGGAAAATATTTGTACAAACTGTAGAAGTTTAATCCATGTGCCCAGTACATACATGGATGGGAGTTGCTCGTTGCTCATTGCATAACTTGAAATCTCAGATGCAATGGCGCTAGTGCAGCAACCTGGTTTTTGATGCATAAAACACAAACCTTAAGgcctactccctccgtaaagaaatataacagTGTTTAGATCATTCAAGTAGTGATgcaacactcttatatttctttacagagggagtacattcttAGGACAGTGCCAGGTTACCAATTTTCTTTCACACCTTCATCCCACCTGCACAGATGATTTTAAGACACATGGGTCATGTTGATCATTCTTTTCGTTTTGAATACCATACCTGTGGTTTGGTGCTATCCTGTTTAAGCTTTCTTTTATTTTGAATGGTATTACCTGTAGTCTGATGCTCTCGTCTCTAACTATCCGTCGGTTTTGCTCCTGAACAGCCACTGCTATACTACTATATGTATGCAACCTGCAGTTTGCTCTTGTGTATGCCATTGGGTTGAGTTATGCAGGTGAATAACCCTTTCACCTCTCTCCTTCCTTTTCGTTCTTCTGATTATTCTTGTAACTCGGTGTGCTATGTTTTGCAGTCATGATGCTACATGCTTCTCTTCGGAAGTTGACTCCCTCAAGCCTATCTGTTCCAGCAAATAAGAATAGGAGGGCACAGCCAAGACGAAGCTAGTCGCCATTGGAGGTCGGCTGCAGATGGCAGGTACATTGCCATGTCGCAGTACGGTGGAGGCACTGCCCTGAAAGCAATTCTACACCTAAGATCATGTGCTCCGACTATATACGCCATTCAATCCTTCCACAGGGTTATGTCAAAAGATATTGGCTGCATGAGTTCGGAGACGGGGAAGACGATTGCAAGAGTGAAACTGTAAGCACAGCGGAATGTGGGAACAATGTGTGCTTACAATCCTAGGACTGTAAAATCCAGTTTTGGCACCGACGCTGATTAAAGAATTTTTGGGAGGAATTTCGGAGTTCTTAATACAGTTTtgttaaagcacatctagatgtgccataagtattgcacatctaagtcctatgtcctTGATGTTGCATGGAGGTTTGTGTaggtattttttttccttttctttttttaggaAGCCAATGAGGGCCGTTCGCTTCCTTGCCTCCGGGTTTCCTCTCTACATCCCTCTGCTTTGGTTTTTTCTCCTCCACGTTCCCTTGTCTTAGAGATAATGCTCCCTTGTCTTCGAAATAATCTTAAACCGAATCGATATTTTTCTTTTCTTATCCTACTAGAAACCACATGTCCTGCATTAACTTAATTAAAGCTTAAATCTTGCCAATATTATGTCTTGCATTGAAATCAAATCAAATTTTACCAAAACCTCAATTAAATTAAAATGTTTCTTGCCTTCTTCTACCTATACTCCAATATGATGGGTGTAAGGTACATGTTTGACTCGATTATTGTTTAACTCTTGAAATATATATGGCTCATTCCAACGCACGAACAAAAAAAAAATTAACACAGTAGACACAAACGCttatacatacacatatatattcatccctatgaatgcatgccctacctcgtgagcacctccgagagacttgAGCTGGCATATAATCTTGAGACTGATGAAGTTGCCACAAACATCTTCATAGTCCATAGAACGTATCCAACTGAAAGCACATCGTCGAAAGTCTGAAATAAATCGAGAAACATACGACCATAAATGCCAAGTCACAAGCAATTAAATAGTGTGTTTAATGTTGAAGTAATGAGGCACCTCTTCCTTTCTGAATAattactccctcggttccaaaatgTAAAAATGGTCTTACATTTTTGGATGAATGGAGTACATCTCAATAGCTCGGATGATAATATCATAACTGAACTTGCATGTTGATGCTCTTTTGTTGCCGTGATACTTGTTTCCATAGTTCAagactacctctatagtggggagtaacatatatatGGTGTCATTCAACACTATtttatttattactccctccgttccgaattacttgtgcaggtagtcctggccatctcaggcccggccctaaaatccagggcctaggcccgatgggcttgcccgtgggccgggcttgggcctgagttttgagcccaccagcagggcctggacgggcttgggcttggcatattggctttttaaggaagaggcccggcccacggccctaagccctaggggcttttcagggctttttaccagatgggccgggcttgggcttgaaaaatAGGCCCGATGGTAGGGCTTGGGAGGGCATGGGCCTCAGTTTTCTGCGTGGGCTTTTTCaggcccggcccaagcccggcccaacCCGGCCCATGACCAGATAtagtcgcaggtatggatgtatctagatgtattttagttctaggtacatccatttctgtgacgagtaatttgaaacgaaATGAGTAGGTTGTAAACCCATCTTGTCTTATATGTGTTATGTTACTCCTATGATGAGTAGCTAGCTATGTTACTCAATTTGTCTCTCATTAATTAGCCGCCACATCATTTTTTCTTAAGCGCCGTCTATATTGAATTATTAATTCATGTGTGCTAGTCGTGATGCATGTTACCATCGTTTGATTTGTGTTAATTCATGATGTATGTGCCATCAGCCCATCATTTGGTATTACCTCCACCTAGGGGTGCGCTTTTTTAGGCAAACGTTACACAAGACCTTGAAAAGCGAGTTCAAACACCGAAACCAAGCAGCAGCCAACAAATCAGTAACAGCATGTTCGTTACGACAGGCAcgttagcaaaagaaaataaaCACGAAGGCAGGCACATAGTTTACAACTGATAACAATTAGCATTAGCAAGTCTTTCAGTCACCACTTAACATCATGACTTCTTACACATCAAATGGGCTGTGCCTATGGCAGGGCACACTGGAAACAGTGAAT comes from Triticum aestivum cultivar Chinese Spring chromosome 5B, IWGSC CS RefSeq v2.1, whole genome shotgun sequence and encodes:
- the LOC123111527 gene encoding PRA1 family protein H, whose translation is MSSSFKPNPLSLSVPDPALDRWLRDSGYLDLLDSSTPAPAAAAPTRASPASTSSGPGAAADVLAFARTLASLLALNPFACLTAADLAAPTPSWSLAFIGPAGTASYSWPPTPTQARLRVQENVRRYTRNYAALSILVFACCLYRMPMSLLGLLASLAVWEAVRYCRNRWELATRAPGIGQALLHCAQIATAILLYVCNLQFALVYAIGLSYAVMMLHASLRKLTPSSLSVPANKNRRAQPRRS